A genomic region of Oryza glaberrima chromosome 1, OglaRS2, whole genome shotgun sequence contains the following coding sequences:
- the LOC127772735 gene encoding receptor like protein 28-like — protein sequence MLMRFNDASSSPLPPFAAAAAITVFTIADDLLLALSRKIPQLLFTLPGLEYVDVRANQLSGSLEDIPSPLTSSLSSIDLSYNQLSGLIPKSIFQLTNLNYLNLEWNKFIGSVELSSVWNLKNLDFLSLSNNLISLIDDEGETVSPSLPSITSLYLASCKLTKIPGTLRYLDAISDLDLSSNQITGAIPSWIWENRTDQLNTLILSHNMFTNVEQSPSLVNMTYLTYLDLSFNRLQGSIPIPVTTSSKVALDYSNNHFSSIVPNFGIYLENASYIDISNNKLSGHVPSSICKASKVIVMDLSGNNYSGSVPACLTESVNLRVLKLRDNQFNGVLPENSREGCNLQSIDVNGNQIEGKLPISLSYCQHLELLDVGNNQIVDSFPFWLGTLPNLRVLVLRSNKLIGTIWGIKGGYQNSDQFTRLQIIDLASNHFSGNIHPEWFEQLQSMMENDNDEGGILQYGININVKGPYQDITTVSYKGGMLTFTKILTTFKLIDLSDDNSFGGPIPKSLGKLVSLRGLNLSHNAFTGHVPSQLNSLTQLESLDLSWNKLSGEIPPELASLTSLAWLNLSHNNLTGRIPQSNQFGSFTNSSFEGNANLCGKPLSKQCDTPGSTSRNASATSETSSFWQDRLGVILLFIFSGLGFTVGFILAVWFQSFFHIERWTHKHR from the coding sequence GAAAAATTCCACAATTGTTGTTCACTCTTCCGGGGCTGGAATATGTTGATGTTCGGGCAAACCAGTTATCTGGTTCTCTAGAAGACATCCCTTCCCCTTTAACTTCATCTTTGTCATCAATTGACTTAAGCTACAATCAACTGTCGGGCCTGATACCCAAATCAATTTTCCAGCTTACAAATCTTAATTATCTCAATCTTGAATGGAATAAATTCATAGGCTCGGTTGAACTTAGCTCTGTCTGGAATCTGAAGAATCTTGATTTCCTAAGCCTGTCAAACAATTTGATATCACTCATAGATGATGAAGGTGAAACAGTGTCCCCTTCTCTTCCAAGCATTACATCCTTATACCTGGCATCTTGCAAACTTACAAAAATTCCAGGCACACTAAGATATCTTGATGCGATTTCGGACCTTGACCTTTCAAGTAACCAAATTACCGGGGCAATACCAAGTTGGATATGGGAGAATCGAACGGACCAGCTCAATACTCTGATCCTCTCGCACAACATGTTTACTAATGTGGAGCAGTCTCCTTCTCTTGTCAATATGACCTATTTAACTTATCTTGACCTCAGTTTCAATAGACTTCAAGGAAGCATACCAATACCAGTAACCACATCCAGTAAGGTCGCATTGGACTACTCAAACAACCATTTCTCTTCAATAGTACCTAACTTTGGCATATATCTTGAAAATGCCAGCTATATTGATATCTccaataataaattaagtggccACGTACCATCTTCAATTTGTAAAGCAAGCAAAGTCATCGTCATGGACTTATCTGGCAACAACTATAGTGGATCAGTACCAGCATGTCTTACAGAAAGTGTTAACTTACGTGTATTGAAGTTGAGAGACAACCAATTCAATGGGGTGCTGCCAGAAAACAGTAGAGAGGGGTGCAATCTTCAGTCAATAGATGTGAATGGAAACCAAATTGAAGGTAAACTACCTATATCACTATCATACTGCCAACATTTGGAGCTCCTTGATGTTGGTAATAATCAGATTGTTGATTCTTTTCCATTTTGGTTGGGTACACTTCCAAATCTTCGAGTCCTTGTCTTAAGATCCAACAAACTCATTGGAACAATATGGGGTATTAAAGGTGGTTACCAAAACAGCGATCAGTTCACAAGGTTGCAAATAATAGATCTAGCCTCCAACCATTTCTCTGGCAACATACACCCAGAATGGTTTGAACAGTTGCAATCAATGATGGAAAATGACAATGATGAGGGAGGAATATTACAGTATGGTATAAACATCAATGTAAAAGGGCCATATCAAGATATTACGACTGTCAGTTACAAAGGGGGCATGCTTACGTTCACTAAAATCCTAACCACCTTCAAATTAATAGATCTCTCAGATGATAACTCATTTGGTGGTCCTATTCCAAAGTCATTGGGGAAGCTAGTTTCACTACGTGGACTTAACCTGTCACACAATGCCTTCACGGGACACGTTCCATCACAGCTTAATTCTCTGACTCAGCTGGAGTCATTGGATCTCTCTTGGAACAAGCTGTCAGGGGAAATCCCTCCTGAGTTAGCCTCTCTAACTTCTCTTGCTTGGTTGAATCTTTCGCACAACAACTTGACCGGAAGAATACCACAGAGCAACCAGTTCGGGTCATTCACCAACAGCTCGTTTGAAGGTAATGCCAACCTCTGTGGAAAGCCGCTCTCTAAACAATGTGATACTCCAGGCTCAACATCTCGAAATGCATCAGCTACTTCAGAAACCAGCAGTTTCTGGCAGGACAGACTTGGCGTGATCCTTTTGTTCATCTTTTCTGGCTTGGGGTTCACAGTGGGCTTCATATTGGCAGTCTGGTTCCAATCATTCTTCCACATAGAACGATGGACTCACAAGCATCGATGA